The proteins below are encoded in one region of Apium graveolens cultivar Ventura chromosome 4, ASM990537v1, whole genome shotgun sequence:
- the LOC141720230 gene encoding uncharacterized protein LOC141720230, with product MKVFMKAQGVWGAIEQKESRAAVDERTVQMALAAIYQGVPEDVLLAIAEKETAKEAWEAIKTMCMGVERVQEARVQTLKGEFESLMMKDSEKIEDFCLKLSGIVTNIRVLGEAMEESSVVRKILRTMPDKFLQIASNIEQFGDVKVMSVEELVGRLKAHEERMKGRSEQSEQQHLLLAQKWKGRLDRSKIKCFNCNIYGHFASECDKPR from the coding sequence ATGAAGGTCTTCATGAAGGCACAAGGTGTTTGGGGTGCTATTGAACAGAAAGAATCCAGGGCTGCAGTAGATGAAAGGACTGTGCAGATGGCTCTTGCAGCCATTTATCAAGGTGTGCCTGAGGATGTGTTGTTGGCCATTGCAGAAAAGGAAACAGCAAAGGAGGCTTGGGAGGCAATCAAGACAATGTGTATGGGGGTGGAACGAGTACAAGAGGCTAGGGTGCAGACATTAAAGGGAGAATTCGAGTCTCTCATGATGAAAGACTCAGAGAAGATTGAAGATTTCTGCTTGAAACTAAGTGGCATTGTGACTAACATTCGAGTTCTTGGAGAGGCTATGGAAGAATCAAGTGTTGTAAGGAAGATTCTACGAACTATGCCTGATAAGTTCCTCCAAATAGCTTCAAACATTGAACAATTTGGAGATGTTAAAGTCATGTCAGTTGAAGAACTGGTGGGACGTCTCAAGGCCCATGAAGAAAGAATGAAAGGTAGGAGTGAGCAAAGTGAGCAACAACATCTTCTTTTAGCTCAGAAATGGAAGGGCAGACTGGACAGGAGCAAGATAAAATGTTTCAATTGCAACATTTATGGTCACTTCGCCTCAGAGTGTGACAAACCTCGATGA